One genomic region from Henningerozyma blattae CBS 6284 chromosome 2, complete genome encodes:
- the UMP1 gene encoding Ump1p (similar to Saccharomyces cerevisiae UMP1 (YBR173C); ancestral locus Anc_8.586) codes for MSLNMNIVPQNNNLSSINSTSTTESNKQTTKEQTAAKLFSLPDRLRDNQGGAVPLTTQLNDRHPLEARLNNWEDTQFNRQMNQYRQIFGISEPMKKIMDLKLVENTHFNPLNNNAQNIHKDILLNKDCSIDWEDIYTDGFNGSDISMLGGSDMHSKIEHNVGI; via the coding sequence ATGTCattaaatatgaatattgtacctcaaaataataatttgtcAAGTATTAACTCGACTTCGACTACTGaatcaaataaacaaaCTACCAAAGAACAAACTGCTGCTAAATTATTCTCATTGCCAGATAGATTACGTGATAACCAAGGTGGTGCTGTTCCATTGACTACTCAATTGAACGATCGTCATCCATTGGAAGCAAGATTAAACAATTGGGAAGATACACAATTTAACCGTCAAATGAACCAGTACCGTCAAATATTTGGTATCTCAGAACCaatgaaaaagataatgGACTTGAAATTGGTCGAAAACACTCATTTCAATCCTCTAAACAACAATGCACAAAATATCCACAAAGATATCCTACTAAATAAAGATTGCTCTATCGATTGGGAAGACATATATACTGACGGCTTCAATGGCAGCGATATCTCAATGCTAGGTGGTTCAGATATGCATTCCAAGATCGAACATAACGTGGGAATCTGA
- the SWD3 gene encoding Swd3p (similar to Saccharomyces cerevisiae SWD3 (YBR175W); ancestral locus Anc_8.585): MLKLLYKDKTISQIKDPEGIPSSIAISPDGKFLAINQNISILIYDLNSLISNGSTSSILKPIIIIPTSHNLPISSIIWSPDNQCIASGSNDCSIEIYHLQYGLLHKLTGHTAPVTSIKYNEKGNLLLSCSVDESIKIWDILHGTNLRTINTHNDPVVTIDFNNDSSIFSSGSHDGLVRLYDSGTGNCLRTLTYDKDWKEETGVVPVNKVIFAPNGKYLMVRTLDAQSTINLWDCIVGEVVRTFRIEDGTLPSQDEKLHCGVKFLIGQSQDGIKGVYIVAGFEQGQIYMWDTNDRQIVFHNGGSTHENGPILSVDTFQDIVVTLSSNGIFCIWQVEV; encoded by the coding sequence ATGTTGAAGTTGTTATACAAGGATAAAACAATCTCACAAATTAAAGATCCAGAAGGTATACCGAGTTCAATAGCAATTTCACCAGATGGTAAATTTTTAGCCAtcaatcaaaatatatcaattcTTATATATGATCTAAACtctttaatttctaatGGTTCAACTTCATCTATTTTAAAACCAATCATTATAATACCGACATCTCACAATTTGCCAATATCTTCTATTATATGGTCACCAGATAATCAATGCATTGCTAGTGGAAGTAACGATTGttctattgaaatttatcatttacaATATGGGTTACTACATAAATTAACTGGACACACTGCACCAGTGACATCtatcaaatataatgaaaaggGTAATCTTTTATTGAGCTGTAGTGTTGatgaatcaattaaaatatggGATATTTTACATGGTACTAATCTTAGGACTATTAATACCCATAACGATCCAGTAGTGACAATTGATTTCAATAATGATTCCAGCATTTTTAGCTCTGGTTCACATGATGGGCTAGTTCGTTTATATGATTCAGGCACTGGTAATTGTTTAAGAACTTTAACTTATGATAAAGATTGGAAAGAAGAAACGGGTGTGGTCCCAGTAAATAAAGTTATATTCGCACCAAATGGGAAATATTTGATGGTGAGAACTTTAGATGCTCAAAGTACCATTAATTTATGGGATTGTATTGTTGGTGAAGTAGTACGAACCTTTAGAATTGAAGATGGAACTCTACCATCACAAGATGAAAAACTACATTGTGGCGTCAAATTTCTTATAGGGCAAAGTCAAGATGGAATAAAAGGTGTATATATTGTTGCAGGGTTTGAACAGGGACAAATATACATGTGGGACACTAATGATAGACAAATTGTATTTCATAATGGTGGATCTACTCATGAAAATGGTCCTATTCTAAGTGTTGATACTTTTCAAGATATTGTGGTAACTTTGAGTTCTAATGGGATATTTTGCATATGGCAAGTCGAAGTTTAA
- the MSD1 gene encoding aspartate--tRNA ligase MSD1 (similar to Saccharomyces cerevisiae MSD1 (YPL104W); ancestral locus Anc_8.584) has product MKNKLSTVFVRCVHTPSYEQIANKFRFLPREKTTTISQLDNYKVGEQVILNGWLLNKTKQLNKNLQFNKIRDINGDEIQIVDTLNCLKNRKMEDVIQITGKIQLKQKGKISASSIEKEIKLDKLQVLNASNEIPIQLSNVVEYPNEYRFLELRKRIQSRNYLWKRYEMIKFIRTELDLKNFIEIETPYLFKSTPEGASEFLVPTRQFNKSNNKVKMYALPQSPQQYKQLLMSSGINRYFQIAKCFRDEDLRKDRQPEFTQLDIENSFINDPNDIIQLIDDLIIKIWTRFSYKKKLKLLTWNDELKQFENLLESSLNSLYKMKYNYAMETYGIDKPDLRAPNLKIINLKNILLDLPPNKQNKQFPDIEIIVLRNAFDNKEVEESYNTRWSQILENPSNYNYRKPIVVAIQNETDKINWYKHCSDIFDISSDETNASHILNKSLKLNIGDIICCSTRQPNGKIFENPTPLGRLRQLVLESDIGSKLYFETPNDVSEWVIDFPLFNPVEKESTEKLDYPIYEENQLTSTHHPFTMANIDDISDKLLNAQNKIDKILETRGMHYDLVINGMEIGGGSIRIHDSELQEYIFKEILKVNNYEAKFGHLLKAFQMGTPPHGGIALGIDRLSTIICGVKSIRDVIAFPKNSIGSDLMVGSPSEVPDDTLARYKLQSQKE; this is encoded by the coding sequence atgaaaaataaattatctacTGTGTTTGTTAGATGCGTCCATACACCAAGTTATGAACAAATCGCAAATAAATTCAGATTTCTACCAAGAGAGAAAACTACAACAATAAGTCAATTGGATAATTATAAAGTAGGAGAGCAGGTAATATTAAATGGTTGGTTATTAAATAAGACTAAACAATTGAACAAAAACTTacaattcaataaaattagaGATATTAATGGTgatgaaattcaaattgtGGATACTTTAAACTGtttgaaaaatagaaaGATGGAAGAtgtaattcaaataacaGGTAAGATTCAATTGAAACAGAAAGGTAAAATATCGGCATCATCTATAGAAAAAGAGattaaattagataaacTGCAAGTTTTAAATGCCTCTAATGAAATTCCAATTCAATTAAGTAACGTAGTGGAATATCCAAACGAATATAGATTTTTAGAACTACGTAAAAGAATTCAAAGCAGAAATTATCTTTGGAAACGATATGAAatgattaaatttattaggACTGAACtagatttgaaaaacttTATTGAGATTGAAACgccatatttatttaaaagtaCTCCCGAAGGTGCCTCTGAATTTCTTGTGCCAACAAgacaatttaataaatcaaataataaagtaaaGATGTATGCCTTACCTCAGAGTCCTCAGCAATATAAGCAATTATTGATGAGTAGTGGTATTAATAGATACTTTCAAATTGCTAAATGTTTTAGAGATGAAGATTTAAGAAAGGATAGACAACCAGAATTTACCCAAttagatattgaaaacTCTTTCATTAATGATccaaatgatataatacaattaattgatgatttgataattaaaatttggaCTCGGTTCagttataagaaaaaattgaaattattaacttgGAATGATGAGCTAAAGCAATTCGAAAATTTATTGGaatcatctttaaattcattgtataagatgaaatataattatgCAATGGAAACGTATGGTATTGATAAGCCAGATTTGAGAGCtccaaatttgaaaatcattaatttgaaaaacatTCTTCTAGATTTACCACCTAATAAGCAAAATAAGCAATTTCctgatattgaaataatcGTATTAAGAAACGcctttgataataaagaagtAGAAGAAAGTTATAACACAAGATGGTCCcaaattttggaaaatcccagtaattataattatcgTAAACCAATTGTAGTTGCTATTCAAAATGAAACGGACAAGATTAATTGGTATAAGCATTGTTCTGATATTTTTGACATTTCATCAGATGAAACAAATGCTTCACatatattgaataaaagtttgaagttaaatattggtgatattatttgttgtaGTACAAGGCAGCCTAATgggaaaatatttgaaaaccCAACTCCACTAGGAAGATTAAGGCAGCTGGTCTTAGAGAGTGATATCGGTTccaaattatattttgagaCACCTAATGATGTTTCTGAATGGGTTATAGATTTTCCTCTTTTTAATCCAGTGGAAAAGGAATCTACAGAGAAATTAGATTATCCCATTTATGAAGAGAATCAATTAACCAGCACACATCATCCATTCACTATGGcaaatattgatgatatttccgataaattattaaacgcacagaataaaattgataaaatattagaaactAGAGGTATGCATTATGATTTGGTTATTAACGGTATGGAAATAGGTGGTGGTTCGATTCGTATTCATGATAGCGAATTACAAGAGTATATCttcaaagaaatattaaaagtgAATAATTATGAGGCTAAATTTGGGCACTTATTAAAAGCTTTCCAAATGGGTACACCGCCCCATGGTGGTATTGCTTTAGGTATTGATAGATTATCTACTATTATATGTGGTGTTAAAAGTATAAGGGATGTGATTGCCTTCCCTAAAAATAGTATTGGGAGCGACTTAATGGTTGGAAGCCCGAGTGAAGTTCCAGATGATACTTTGGCAAGATATAAGCTACAATCACAAAAAGAGTGA
- the ECM31 gene encoding 3-methyl-2-oxobutanoate hydroxymethyltransferase (similar to Saccharomyces cerevisiae ECM31 (YBR176W); ancestral locus Anc_8.583), translating into MSLRFAVRRLYSTYNTGLPPALTIPDLLRKYQQHVPITMITAHDYITAKWAQDANIDIILIGDSLNMTALGQSSTTSLTMSQMQHHLKSVTNSEGSSLFICDMPQGSYEVSMRDALDNAYKLIKSSPKVASLKLECGPVEKDVHSHKVVEALCSRGIPIMGHIGLTPQRAHAMGGFKVQSNTEKDAYQLLDTAKNLEKVGCWSLLLECVPERIGEWLSNQVSIPIIGIGAGRAVDGQVLVVSDALGMLPGDPPKFVQRYAQVGDLATRALKEYAEDVRTRSFPQDQNVFKIKKDVWNALKNNDTHNSN; encoded by the coding sequence atgtCTCTTAGATTCGCAGTAAGGCGACTATATTCTACCTATAATACAGGCTTACCACCTGCATTAACAATTCCTGATTTGCTAAGAAAATATCAGCAGCATGTACCGATTACCATGATTACAGCTCATGATTATATTACGGCTAAATGGGCCCAAGATgcaaatattgatattatattaattggagattctttaaatatgaCAGCTTTAGGTCAATCATCCACAACTTCACTGACAATGTCACAGATGCAACATCATTTGAAATCAGTTACAAACAGTGAAGGATCATCGTTATTTATATGTGATATGCCTCAGGGAAGTTACGAAGTTTCAATGAGAGATGCACTTGATAACGCATACAAGTTGATCAAATCGAGTCCAAAAGTTGCAAGTTTAAAGTTAGAATGTGGGCCTGTAGAGAAAGATGTACACTCACATAAAGTGGTTGAGGCACTTTGTTCCAGAGGTATTCCAATAATGGGTCACATCGGTTTAACCCCTCAGAGAGCACATGCTATGGGTGGCTTTAAAGTTCAAAGTAATACAGAAAAAGATGCATATCAGTTATTGGACACAGCTAAGAACCTTGAAAAGGTTGGGTGTTGGTccttattattagaatgtGTTCCAGAACGTATTGGTGAATGGTTATCAAATCAAGTAAGCATACCAATAATTGGTATTGGTGCTGGAAGAGCAGTTGATGGGCAAGTTTTGGTGGTATCAGACGCCCTTGGAATGCTTCCGGGTGATCCACCCAAATTTGTCCAACGCTATGCTCAAGTTGGTGATTTGGCCACTCGTGCTCTTAAGGAGTATGCAGAAGATGTAAGGACAAGAAGCTTCCCACAAGATCAAAAcgtatttaaaattaaaaaagacGTTTGGAACgcattaaaaaataatgacaCACATAACagtaattaa
- the FMP30 gene encoding N-acetylphosphatidylethanolamine-hydrolyzing phospholipase D (similar to Saccharomyces cerevisiae YPL103C; ancestral locus Anc_8.582): MKKVNKYLISGTIGLLIPYSAYAILVTQNTSSEINKRQLILDKLEPLPEIQTINGTLIKYKDFKTFGRFENPFNEYRIQTIYEFFFNRIVELFERNRGSVPTNKDELNKLMPIHKPAWTISDTPSLLQKKPVAPLNFKIIDESLITDGIEDNETFRDNKPVKNTWLGQSCNFIEHGNLKILTDPHFSPKLFGKWLGPKRITEMPASIDEIPTPHVIVVSHNHPDHMDQISVDKWGNTDALWIVPKGLKKKMINKGCRNVVELNWWEACEISTTDAKNEDFNQTKYRISCVPAMHWSGRSLLDANQSLWCSFLIRVGDDTAKSDKPRFSPLVYHAGDTGYVKDLAPRIRQRYGSGVRLALLPCGQYCPKWHQRSRHIDPEEAIKITRELRAKNTLGVHWGTFTLSGEPFREPKEKLEELAAQQGIRDNCYCPELGKTLEF; this comes from the coding sequence atgaaaaaggtgaataaatatttaatcaGTGGTACAATTGGTTTACTGATACCGTATAGTGCATACGCCATTTTAGTTACACAAAATACGTCAagtgaaattaataaaagacAGTTGATACTAGATAAACTAGAACCTTTACCGGAAATTCAAACAATTAATGGGAcgttaattaaatataaagattttaaaacattCGGCAGATTTGAAAACCCTTTTAACGAATATAGAATACAAACAATATacgaattttttttcaatagaattgttgaattatttgaaagaaatagAGGCAGTGTACCGActaataaagatgaattaaataaattaatgcCCATTCACAAACCTGCATGGACAATAAGCGATACTCCATCCCTACTACAAAAAAAACCGGTAGCTCCattgaattttaaaatcattgaTGAGTCTCTAATCACTGACGGAATAGAAGATAACGAAACATTTCGTGATAATAAACCAGTTAAAAATACTTGGCTAGGCCAATCTTGTAATTTTATAGAGCATGGAaacttaaaaattttaactGATCCTCATTTTTCACCAAAATTGTTTGGTAAATGGCTTGGACCTAAACGTATTACTGAAATGCCTGCTTCAATTGACGAAATACCTACTCCACATGTTATAGTTGTATCACACAACCATCCAGATCACATGGATCAGATAAGTGTAGATAAATGGGGTAATACAGATGCGTTATGGATTGTGCCAAAAgggttaaaaaaaaagatgattAATAAAGGTTGTCGAAATGTTGTTGAATTAAATTGGTGGGAAGCTTGTGAAATATCAACTACTGATGCAAAGAACGAAGATTTCAACCAGACCAAGTACAGAATCTCATGTGTTCCAGCTATGCATTGGTCAGGTAGATCTCTGCTGGATGCTAATCAATCATTGTGGTGCTCCTTTCTAATTAGAGTAGGTGACGATACTGCTAAATCTGATAAACCTAGATTTTCGCCCTTAGTTTACCATGCCGGTGATACAGGCTATGTAAAAGACTTAGCACCTAGGATTAGACAACGCTATGGTAGCGGTGTACGTTTAGCATTATTACCTTGTGGCCAATACTGTCCTAAGTGGCATCAAAGGTCTAGACATATTGACCCTGAAGAAGCTATCAAGATTACGCGTGAATTAAGGGCAAAAAATACACTTGGGGTTCACTGGGGCACCTTCACTCTGTCTGGGGAACCATTTAGAGAACCTAAAGAAAAGCTTGAAGAATTAGCCGCCCAGCAGGGAATTCGTGATAATTGTTATTGCCCTGAGTTAGGAAAAACATTAGAGTtctga
- the ELP4 gene encoding Elongator subunit ELP4 (similar to Saccharomyces cerevisiae ELP4 (YPL101W); ancestral locus Anc_8.581) — MSFRKRSEVVNTRGPGLQNARGPTQDSIQNARGIPANTRGMPVNARSPVPARGPQLNTSRGRNVPSLNNNNPSFRGRLSQRMSNMNINDDSNSHLNNHPGIRPSPATSQLTTSTGCNDLDSLLGHMGLPLGNSLLIEEIGTTDFNSVLCKLFASQGIIHNRLKNGNSQQESNTHVIVLSLNKMWGKELPGTYKGSKKDIKKQNIANEQSKISVSNLNEQSSTPSRYKDLKIAWRYGLKDEIGQKNSKSTNQDSTEYKDYNHQFDITSRLIPTPTSDEITYIPTNIPVSSILTQLTNAIDKNPTKLIRIIIPSLMHPSMYSPNYFKLTEIIPLLHGIKSIIKQNESRCVLLASCFTNLLQSSISSSKLLLNQIQSIFDSIVLLEPFQQEMIQLLEKSYKTQPNKIQHGLIHILKLPAFSEKGEMCVSRSEYAFRNGRKNFEIEEWGIPVEDVEEDENKDNNVDSSASNIGNPNNKPKKSTKVDLEF, encoded by the coding sequence ATGTCATTCAGAAAAAGAAGTGAAGTAGTTAATACTAGAGGCCCAGGTTTACAAAATGCTAGAGGTCCCACACAAGATTCTATTCAAAATGCAAGAGGTATACCAGCAAATACAAGAGGTATGCCAGTAAATGCTAGAAGTCCAGTACCAGCTAGAGGACCTCAATTGAATACATCTCGAGGACGTAATGTTCCATCATTgaacaataataatcctTCGTTTAGAGGAAGACTATCTCAAAGAATGTCAAACATGAATATTAACGATGATTCGAACTCACACTTAAACAACCATCCAGGTATTAGACCTTCTCCTGCCACTTCACAACTAACTACATCAACTGGTTGCAATGATTTAGATAGCTTACTTGGACATATGGGATTGCCATTAGGAAACTCATTATTGATTGAAGAAATAGGTACCACAGATTTTAATTCAGTTCtatgtaaattatttgctTCTCAAGGTATTATTCATAATAGGTTAAAGAACGGTAATAGCCAGCAAGAAAGCAATACACATGTAATTGTTTTATCCTTAAATAAGATGTGGGGGAAAGAATTACCAGGTACTTACAAGGGTTCAAAGAAGGATATTAAAAAGCAAAATATTGCTAATGAGCAATCTAAAATTTCAGTTTCTAATTTGAATGAGCAATCGTCAACCCCATCAAGATataaagatttgaaaattgCTTGGAGATATGGTTTGAAAGATGAGATAGGTCAAAAAAATTCGAAGTCAACTAACCAAGACTCTACAGAATATAAAGATTATAATCATCAATTTGATATCACTTCGAGATTAATACCTACTCCAACTAGTGATGAAATTACATATATTCCTACTAATATTCCAGTCAGTTCTATATTAACTCAACTAACTAACGCCATTGATAAAAATCCAACCAAATTGAttagaataattattcCATCTCTAATGCACCCATCAATGTATTCTccaaattatttcaaattaacAGAAATAATTCCACTTCTGCATGGAATaaaatctattattaaacaaaatgaATCACGGTGTGTTTTATTAGCCAGTTGTTTCACAAATTTGTTACAATCATCGATTTCCTCTTCAaaacttttattaaatcaaattcaatcTATATTTGATTCCATTGTATTATTGGAACCATTCCAGCAAGAAATGATTCaattattggaaaaatcCTATAAGACACAaccaaataaaattcaGCATGGATTAATCCATATCTTGAAATTACCGGCATTTAGTGAAAAGGGTGAAATGTGTGTCTCAAGATCAGAATATGCTTTTAGAAACGGTAGAAAGAATTTTGAGATTGAAGAATGGGGTATTCCTGTTGAAGAtgttgaagaagatgaaaataagGATAATAACGTAGATTCCTCGGCTTCTAATATTGGTAACCCAAACAATAAACCAAAAAAGAGTACGAAAGttgatttagaattttgA